The genomic interval AAAAAAATCCTTTTCCTAATAATAAAGAAAAGGATGGGAGATTATGATTGATTTAATAAAAAAATTCCGCCGAAATACGGAAACACTTTATAAACCATAATTGTGTTGCTCTGCTTTTATTCTACGGAGTTTTTATGATTATTGGCTACTCACCATCTTTTCAACATTTCATCCGCTGATTATAGATACGGCTATTCGAAACCTCTTAACAATAGATTTATCTCCCTCCCACAAGCGCCAGAGCTTAAGGTAAAGCTTACACCGCCCCAGTTTGACTGGTTTAAAGTAGAAAACTACTATTCCTGTAGCCCCAATAGCATGGTCATTTTTCGCCAGAAATTCATTTGAAATCATTTCAAGACAGCTACTACTTGTATCTTCCACCTGCCAACGATATCCCGTTGCTGGGTTTTCCGCCAAGACTACCCTTAGAATTGCATACATTGGTAAAATAATTACATTGCCATAATCATTTTCGTAAACGTCAATAAATTTCATAGATAGGCCCCCTTTTTTCGTCTTTAACCACTGCGATCTTAATTCAGGTGATTGAAACTTTTCGCCCACTATACGAACCTACTCCCTTATTAATAAGTTTCTACTTATAAGTATATTTAGTGACGGTGTGCTTGGTGCCGTGCCACCTTTTGGCAAATTATTTATCCCATTGCAATGTCGGCACAGGATATTAGAATAGAAAAAACGTCCCTGTGATAGTGGGGACGCTATTCTTTCCAAACTCCGCAAATTTACATTTGAGACTTCCATTATGAAAAGCAGGAAAATTTTTTTCGAATTCTCCTGCAACAAATTCTTGCTCATGTAATTTTTACGCTTTAACGAGTGACATACCGAGTTCAAAAGCCTGTTCATTCTTAACTTCTGTCCCTTTTGGCACCCGAGCCAGTACGGCCTTCACGGCCGATTCTTTGCTGACGGCTTTGGTTAGCGCTACAATGGCGCCAATGGCAAT from Pelorhabdus rhamnosifermentans carries:
- a CDS encoding protease inhibitor I42 family protein; the encoded protein is MKFIDVYENDYGNVIILPMYAILRVVLAENPATGYRWQVEDTSSSCLEMISNEFLAKNDHAIGATGIVVFYFKPVKLGRCKLYLKLWRLWEGDKSIVKRFRIAVSIISG